A single region of the Silene latifolia isolate original U9 population chromosome 8, ASM4854445v1, whole genome shotgun sequence genome encodes:
- the LOC141596956 gene encoding transmembrane 9 superfamily member 1-like, which translates to MLTTVRSIPFSLLIFIFISFLFSSPSLASQSDHKYEADEQVILWVNKVGPYNNPQETYNYFSLPFCHPQGHVAHRWGGLGEVLGGNELIDSQLDIKFKKNVDKTSMCELELDASKARQFKDAIENSYWFELFIDDLPLWGFVGELQSDKNGDNAKHMLYTNKNFIIKYNNNQIIHVNMTQDGAKQVEDGRVYDMTYTVTWIPTTIPFPRRFEIYLDYPFFEHQIHWFSIFNSFMMVIFLTGLVSMILMRTLRNDYAKYAREDDDLESLERDVSEESGWKLVHGDVFRPPRSLSLLSAVIGTGAQLATLIFLVIILAIVGMLYIGRGAIVTTFIVCYALTSFISGYVSGGMYSRNGGKNWIKSTILTASLFPFLCFGIGFILNTIAIFYGSLAAIPFGTMVVVLVIWAFISFPLALLGTVVGRNWNGAPNNPCRVKTIPRPIPEKKWYLTPTVISLMGGLLPFGSIFIEMYFVFTSFWNYKVYYVYGFMLLVFLILIIVTICVTIVGTYFLLNAENYHWQWTSFFSAASTGIYVYLYSIYYYHMKTKMSGFFQTSFYFGYTMMFCLGLGILCGAVGHLGSNLFVRRIYRNIKCD; encoded by the exons ATGCTTACCACCGTCCGATCAATCCCTTTCTCTCTCCTCATCTTCATCTTTATCTCTTTTCTCTTCTCTTCACCCTCTCTCGCTTCTCAATCTGATCACAAG TATGAGGCAGATGAGCAGGTTATTCTCTGGGTTAACAAGGTTGGTCCATACAACAATCCTCAGGAAACCTATAACTACTTCAGCCTCCCATTTTGCCATCCACAGGGCCATGTTGCTCACAGATGGGGTGGACTTGGGGAGGTTCTTGGTGGGAATGAACTTATTGACAGCCAACTTGATATCAAATTTAAAA AAAATGTCGACAAGACCTCTATGTGTGAACTTGAACTTGATGCTTCTAAAGCTAGACAATTCAAAGATGCAATTGAAAACTCGTACTGGTTTGAGCTCTTTATTG ATGATTTGCCTCTTTGGG GTTTTGTTGGAGAGCTTCAATCTGATAAAAATGGGGATAATGCTAAACACATGCTATACACAAACAAGAACTTTATCATCAAATATAATAATAACCAG ATCATCCATGTTAATATGACTCAGGATGGCGCTAAGCAAGTAGAGGATGGAAGAGTGTATGACATGACATATACTGTTACATGGATTCCTACGACCATCCCTTTCCCTAGGCGTTTTGAGATTTACTTGGATTACCCTTTCTTTGAGCATCAG ATCCATTGGTTCTCAATTTTCAATTCATTCATGATGGTGATTTTCTTGACTGGTCTGGTGTCAATGATATTGATGAGGACTCTTAGAAATGATTATGCCAAGTACGCTAGGGAAGATGATGATCTGGAGAGCCTG GAAAGGGATGTTAGTGAAGAATCTGGTTGGAAACTTGTTCATGGTGATGTTTTCCGGCCTCCACGTAGTTTATCTCTACTTTCAGCCGTCATTGGTACTGGAGCTCAACTGGCGACTCTTATTTTCCTCGTGATCATTTTAGCAATAGTTGGGATGCTCTATATTGG GAGAGGAGCTATCGTGACAACTTTCATTGTATGCTATGCCTTGACATCATTCATATCAGGTTATGTTAGTGGGGGAATGTATTCTCGTAATGGTG GTAAAAACTGGATAAAGTCAACAATCCTTACTGCTTCGCTCTTCCCCTTTTTGTGCTTCGGGATTGGATTCATTTTAAACACTATTGCCATATTTTATGGGTCTCTAGCAGCTATTCCTTTTGGGACAATGGTAGTTGTTCTTGTTATTTGGGCTTTTATCTCCTTCCCTCTTGCACTCCTCGGGACAGTAGTTGGGAGAAACTGGAATGGTGCACCAAACAATCCTTGTCGTGTGAAGACTATTCCTCGACCTATTCCAGAGAAGAAATGGTATCTAACACCCACAGTGATTTCTCTTATGGGTGGATTGCTCCCCTTTGGAAGTATATTCATTGAAATGTATTTTGTCTTCACGTCCTTTTGGAATTATAAG GTGTACTATGTTTATGGCTTCATGTTGCTCGTGTTTCTTATTCTCATCATAGTGACTATTTGCGTGACAATCGTGGGGACATATTTCTTGTTGAACGCTGAGAACTATCATTGGCAATGGACATCATTCTTCTCTGCGGCGTCCACGGGCATCTACGTCTACTTGTACTCTATTTATTACTATCATATGAAGACCAAGATGTCAGGCTTCTTCCAAACCAGCTTTTATTTTGGTTACACGATGATGTTTTGTCTCGGCTTGGGAATTCTTTGCG GAGCTGTTGGTCACCTGGGTTCCAACCTGTTTGTACGAAGGATATACAGAAACATCAAATGTGATTAA
- the LOC141595349 gene encoding uncharacterized protein LOC141595349, with the protein MAMPISAASFNPTLMPTVFIPDMSKLDLLDGKNYRNWSEKLDFLLSKLKIDYTLTGTEAPENSERDFPADSKTCRGILLHYMMEPLFLIYSKLETAKDIWDALKTKYGTNDFGTKKYACNRWLNFRITDDKPVLDQVHEYETLCADIIAEGMKICETFEANCLLEKLPLSWQNYVHSMKHKQKDFTLLELVSHIKIEEQNRIQLRGKQVDHSSSNANLVETKNRNKGPRRNNNNNHNNK; encoded by the coding sequence ATGGCTATGCCAATTTCTGCTGCTTCTTTTAATCCGACTCTTATGCCTACAGTTTTTATCCCTGATATGTCAAAATTGGATTTACTTGATGGTAAAAACTATAGGAATTGGTCAGAAAAACTTGATTTTCTTTTAAGCAAGTTAAAGATAGATTATACTTTAACCGGAACTGAAGCACCAGAAAACAGTGAACGGGATTTTCCTGCAGATAGTAAAACTTGTCGTGGCATTTTACTGCACTATATGATGGAACCTTTATTTTTAATATATAGCAAGCTTGAAACTGCTAAAGACATCTGGGACGCTCTTAAAACAAAATATGGAACAAATGATTTTGGCACTAAAAAATACGCTTGCAATAGATGGTTAAATTTCCGTATAACTGATGATAAACCTGTGTTAGATCAAGTTCATGAGTATGAGACTTTATGTGCTGATATTATCGCGGAGGGTATGAAAATATGTGAAACTTTTGAAGCTAATTGTCTACTCGAGAAACTTCCTTTGTCTTGGCAGAATTATGTGCACTctatgaaacacaaacaaaagGATTTCACTCTTCTTGAGTTAGTGTCACACATCAAGATTGAAGAGCAAAATCGAATTCAGTTAAGAGGTAAACAAGTTGAtcattcctcttccaatgccaaTCTCGTTGAGACAAAAAATCGCAACAAGGGTCCTAGacgtaataacaacaacaaccacaacaacaagtGA